From Prochlorococcus marinus XMU1419, a single genomic window includes:
- the psbB gene encoding photosystem II chlorophyll-binding protein CP47 has product MGLPWYRVHTVVINDPGRLLAVHLMHTALLAGWAGSMALYELAIFDPSDAVLNPMWRQGMYVMPFMARLGITSSWNGWDITGATGVDPGFWSFEGVAAAHIVFSGLLMLASIWHWTYWDLDLWEDSRTGEPALDLPRIFGIHLLLAGLTCFGFGAFHCANVGIWVSDPYGLTGHVEPVAPSWGVEGFNPFNPGGIVANHIAAGLMGIIGGIFHITNRPGERLYRALKLGSLEGVLASALAAVLFVSFVVAGTMWYGSATTPVELFGPTRYQWDSGYFKTEINRRVQAAIDNGATKEEAYASIPEKLAFYDYVGNSPAKGGLFRVGALVNGDGLPTGWQGHIAFQDKDGNELEVRRIPNFFENFPVILEDKEGNVRADIPFRRAEAKYSFEQTGITATIYGGDLNGQTFTDPAVVKRLARKAQLGEAFKFDRETYKSDGVFRSSPRAWFTYAHLCFGLLFLFGHWWHASRTLYRNSFAGIDAEIGDQVEFGLFKKLGDETTRRIPGRV; this is encoded by the coding sequence ATGGGATTGCCTTGGTATCGAGTTCACACAGTAGTTATTAACGACCCAGGTCGACTACTAGCGGTGCATCTTATGCATACTGCATTATTAGCCGGCTGGGCCGGTTCAATGGCTCTTTATGAATTAGCCATTTTTGATCCTTCTGATGCTGTTCTCAATCCAATGTGGAGACAGGGAATGTATGTTATGCCTTTCATGGCAAGACTTGGTATCACAAGTAGTTGGAACGGATGGGATATCACAGGTGCTACAGGAGTTGATCCTGGGTTCTGGAGTTTTGAAGGGGTGGCAGCGGCTCACATAGTATTTAGTGGGTTATTAATGTTGGCCTCAATTTGGCATTGGACATACTGGGACTTAGATCTATGGGAAGATTCAAGAACTGGTGAGCCAGCTCTGGATCTTCCAAGAATCTTTGGAATTCATCTTCTTTTAGCCGGGCTTACATGTTTTGGATTTGGAGCATTCCACTGCGCAAATGTGGGGATTTGGGTATCTGATCCATACGGATTAACTGGGCATGTAGAGCCTGTGGCTCCTTCTTGGGGAGTTGAAGGATTTAACCCATTTAATCCAGGCGGAATTGTTGCTAATCATATTGCAGCTGGGCTAATGGGTATCATTGGGGGAATCTTTCACATTACCAATAGACCAGGTGAGAGACTTTACAGAGCACTCAAACTTGGAAGTCTTGAAGGAGTATTAGCAAGTGCTTTGGCAGCAGTATTGTTTGTATCCTTTGTTGTCGCAGGTACAATGTGGTACGGTTCAGCAACAACTCCAGTTGAGTTATTTGGCCCTACGAGATATCAATGGGATTCAGGATATTTCAAAACTGAAATCAATAGAAGGGTTCAAGCTGCCATAGATAATGGTGCCACTAAAGAAGAAGCATACGCATCTATACCAGAGAAATTAGCCTTCTATGATTACGTTGGGAATAGCCCTGCTAAAGGAGGATTATTCCGAGTTGGAGCTTTAGTAAATGGTGATGGTTTACCAACTGGATGGCAAGGTCATATTGCTTTCCAAGACAAAGATGGCAATGAACTAGAAGTTAGAAGAATACCTAATTTCTTTGAAAACTTCCCAGTCATTCTTGAAGATAAAGAGGGTAACGTCAGGGCAGACATCCCATTTAGGAGAGCTGAAGCTAAGTATTCATTTGAACAAACAGGCATCACTGCAACTATTTACGGAGGAGACTTAAATGGGCAAACATTTACTGATCCTGCAGTGGTGAAAAGATTAGCTAGAAAAGCGCAACTTGGAGAAGCCTTTAAGTTCGACAGAGAAACTTATAAATCTGACGGTGTATTCAGAAGCTCCCCAAGAGCATGGTTTACATATGCTCATTTATGTTTTGGATTGCTATTCTTGTTTGGCCACTGGTGGCATGCTTCAAGAACTCTTTACAGAAATTCCTTTGC
- a CDS encoding 2Fe-2S iron-sulfur cluster-binding protein, which yields MATIRFIREGLEVQCNPGENLRELVMKENLQLYGLKGILGNCGGAGQCSTCFISVEGGNKNSLSPITSVEEEKLKNRPENWRLACQTLIKSSAVILTKPQSPPSNLEELKKISENKKLPR from the coding sequence ATGGCAACTATTAGATTCATCCGCGAAGGATTGGAGGTTCAATGTAATCCTGGAGAAAATTTGAGAGAACTGGTAATGAAAGAAAACTTACAACTATATGGATTAAAAGGAATTTTGGGAAATTGTGGAGGTGCAGGACAATGCAGTACTTGTTTTATTTCAGTTGAAGGTGGAAACAAAAATTCATTAAGTCCTATCACTTCTGTTGAAGAAGAAAAACTCAAAAATAGACCAGAAAATTGGCGACTTGCTTGCCAAACTTTAATTAAATCATCTGCAGTGATCTTAACAAAACCACAATCCCCTCCCTCAAATTTGGAAGAACTAAAAAAAATTAGCGAAAATAAAAAATTACCTAGATAA
- the psbM gene encoding photosystem II reaction center protein PsbM yields METTNFGFVASLLFVGVPTIFLIGLFISTQDGEKSSFYSDSSKGRLGPKR; encoded by the coding sequence ATGGAAACAACTAACTTTGGATTCGTAGCTAGTCTTTTATTTGTAGGGGTGCCAACAATATTCCTTATAGGTTTATTTATTTCTACTCAAGATGGAGAAAAATCAAGCTTCTATTCTGATTCTAGTAAAGGTAGGCTTGGGCCAAAACGCTAA